CTACAGTGAAAAACTTCTCTGTTATTTACAATACAGGATAGATAATGATGCTGGGCTTTAAACTTTACGCTAGTTACAAGTCTTAGCTTCAAGTGAGGATTAAAGGTTTTCATagattgaatttaaattttaaattgataATCTTTATACTTATTGGTATTCAGAGTGGTTAAGACTTCTTTATCATTATAAAAATTCTTTTGTGACGTTTGAGAGCATTCAGGTATTTTGCATCTGTGCGCataataatgaaattaattatttcatcCACAAAAGAAAAAGCTCACCTCAGCAATCAGGCCAGTGTGCAAATAGAAGCCCAAAGGTTAATTTTCTCACATTTTACTACATATtacatttttcctgctttagCTAACCAGAGCTAGTTTACCATCTAATTAATACTGCAGTAGTGCACTAGGACCATCTGAGAAACAATGACTCTAGAAAATGCCGAAAGTCAGAATGAGCAGAATGCACATACAAATAAGATGTAGAAATGTGCAGTATAATCTTAATTTAATGCTACTAATAGACCTACACATAAAAATCAGAAAGTTTGAAAAAGTTGTGAAAAGGTTTGTTTAAAAtggatatataatataaatgctaTTAATAATTGCTGATCACATCCATTTCCAGAAGTACACAATATAGGCAAAGGTTTgaggacacctgaccatcatgcctgcatgtttgtttgtttgttttttttattaaataattttttaattaattaatttatttttgtatatgcCAATCTACATTTAGTCCAATTGAGTActagtgagatcaggcactaATATTGAGCAGGTAATCCTGGGGAACAGTCAGTGTTTCAATTCATCCCAATGGTGTTTTGAGGTCAGGAGTCTGCTCAAGTTCAAATCCAACCTTGGCAAACTGTCATTATGGTGtttactttgtgcacagggacactGTCATACTGGAACCGGTTTGGACTGCTTAGTTCTAGAAAAGGGAAATTTTTAAAGCTAAAGCAAACAAAGACATTGTATACAAATGTGTACTTCCAAATTTGTGGAAACATTTTGAAGAAGAACCACACTGGTTTGATGGGCTGGTGTCTACAAACATTTGGCTATgttgtgtaaaatataaagtgGTGATGAGCTTTACCCAAATAGGTTGGTATGGAGAGCGAATTTGTcactgacattttattaaatgtgtcaAATATATTTGGCCTTTATTAGATATAACTGTAATTAATATGTGGTTCTTATGTGGTTATGGGAGGATATATTTTACACCTAGAgtacatttacttatttttttaactggaTAGCATAGGTTTTCTCATATAATAAATACTTAGATTTGTATgtctttaattttcttttaaataaaggtgTTTTACAAATCTTTGAGTGTCctcattttttataatttattgtaatatcattaaaaaaacacagaaatgcaaGTTTTCaaagtgtaatttaaaaaaaattgccatcTAGTGTAATGAGTAAGACAGGATATTTGTTTCTTTGGTTTGAAGGACAGTAACTAACAATTAGTCAATCTCACCCCAAATCCTTTTAATACATGCCATAAATCTTCAAATATGTTCTTCAATGACATCATGAAATGAATTGTCCAAGTAAATTTGAGCTCTTCAGCTTATTTCAATCAATAAGTAGCTGCATGAACACGAACAGTCTTACACAAAGTGGTGCCAAAGTGCACATCATGGATTTGTGCCAAAGGGCTTCCCAAATATCATTACAGCTTTCAGatacattgtgttttgttttgttcatttaaaaaaaaaaagtcttaataGCTGGTTTTGTAGGGGAAAAAAGCTGTGTACGTATGTGACTTAAGTAAGAGCTGAACACATACAATGTTCggtttatagttatagtttcTCTGAGAGACATCCAATATTTTTAAGCTACATAAtcctcagttccagtgaagaacaaaaaaaaaaaaagcacaactgACGTAAAATTGtgtaatttttattctttttgcttATGTAAACTTAACATTGTTGCGAATGACTTAGACCAGATTAAAACAGACGtgatgtaaaataattaaataatccagctagtttttattatgatgtcaGTTGCGTAACTCAATTTGTAATGTATCATAAGCAACAGTACATTAGCTAAAGTGGATAAATCAAGCATAAACCTGCTATTCTTTGCATTAACAGCAGTGATGTCCAGAATACGTCCTTGAAGCAGCCGCTCCTGTTTGTTCGGTTTGGCTAATGGCTTTTGAAGTGCTGCTTTTTGGTTGAACTTGATGTTCAAAGATAATGGTTGTAGGTGAAAGAGCGCTACGGTATGCAAACGCTACGATATGCACAGCTCTCCGTTTCTTCTTTGTTTGTACAGCAGGGCTGAGAGAAACCATATTGTAGGTTTCATGCAGGCAACAGTCAAACAATAGAGGTGTTCAGATAAGGTGTGCTTTAGGCTGCCAGGTCTGAACTTGTGTGTCTGGTTGGCATTTTACACGCACGCAACAcaccatttgttctttataatGGATtgttctgtaaataaaactCAAAATGTACATTGTTTTTGGTTTATCAGATATTCACCATCAGTAACACACAGAAAGTCAAAAGTTcaagtaaaattaaatgaatagtttatttattttttatatataaagcacTAAGTCAAGAGATAACAATGCAAtagaattttaaattaatatataaaaacagactTTTCTGAGTGCCAGTGATCGCAACACAATTAGTAGCATTTTAAAACAGTACAATACAGTAAGTTGTTTGGTATTCCAatagcaaataaaatataaatgtatttacaaaccattaagataaaacattctcagataaaatataaagaagtaCAAAATATAGGAGATATTAAGAATATTAAGAAAGTAGAATAAGCAAAAACTATATAATAGTTCTGCCGTCTTTAATGCTAAAGATTAAGCAAAAATGCctaaaaagtattttttgtttgttttcttcttttgcaTAGTACTTAGCTACAGAATTATGTAGTACCAATAATGAGAAGAAGCAGAAAAAGTGCTAGTTGCTCTTAACAAGAGTCTTTTTAATGCGTGGGACAAGGAAGACGTTGCCGTCTGACGTCTGCTGAAGGGAGTACTCGCTGGGGGAATAGGGCTTTCCCTGCTCATCCTTCAGCATGCTGAACACCTCCAGATACAGCGAGCTGAGCTGCTGTTTCATGTCCCTTAGACTGctgctgtttttgctcttttcctTCATCAGACGCTCCTTCTCCTCCTTGAGCGAGTCCAGCTCATACTCCAGGCCCATGATATTCTCCATCTTGCGTTTGCGGCAGTTTTGAGCTGCTACCTTATTCTTGCCACGCCGGCGAATGTCACGCACAAGTGCGAGCTGTGCCTCATTCAACTGATGCTTGCCCATCAAACTGTTAAAGTCATCCACTGGCAGGTTGATGATCAGCTCCACAGCGAATGGGATCTTCAAGGCTCTTGCTCTCTCCTCATCACGGGTGAGCCTCGCCTCTAAGCGCCTTTTCTGCTTGTCTTTGGTGAAGGGTGGTTTGGAGTATCCACTCGCCTCTGCCTGCTCTGTCTTTGGATGTTTAACAGTGTCCTCTTGTGCCAGAGTTACACCAGAATTCTCCTGAAGTGACTGTAGAGGGCTGTCACTCTGAAACAGCAGGGGAAACATATCAGAATAATCAGATTCCATGCTCCCAGCACCACTGTCCAGCTCGTCCAtgtcagagtcactgaatccaacaccaccatcactgttCAGGGACTTCCCAGGAGAGCTCATTTTCGGACTGGCATCAAGAGACAAACCGGAATCTGAATCTGGGAATTCAgccatttcttcatttttttctgtgctgAAATTTCCAGGAGACAGGCTGTGCATGTCCATGGGATTGAGCAAAGGAGCATTTGGGAGCTCATCCAACTGTCCATCTGTGTTTTCCCCTTCACATGGAAGAGATGCACTGCTCACTTTAGCCTCCAGATCAGGGTAGAACATGTCGCAGAATTCATCTGGTCCAAAGCTTTCGTTTATGTCTGGCGTTTTCAAGTTTATCTGATTAACGTTGCTGAAAGCAGCATCGTAAGTGTTCATGAACTTCGGAGGGCACATATCAGCAGTTCCAGTGGTGACATCACTTAATTTAGGCAGATACTGGCTGTAGTTGGACTCCTGTACATTAGCAGGCTGGGCTGGGTTTACATAACCAGACATATCCAGGATCTCCTGGATGTTCAGGCagtgctaaaaaataaaataagggaacatagtgttatttatgtaagCCAACcctagtgttgtgtgtgaggcATACTATTAGCTTCTGGAAATGATTGTTAGTTAGGAAGCTAAGTCTATGTGGGTCTTGCCATTTAACACCATCATTTCTGGATAAAGCAGCGCTTTTAACCATGCTAAAATAACCAGTTCTACTAAAAATAGGaagcaaagcaaaaacaagtgaagaaagCATTAACACAGGAGCTAGTAAACATGACTAAAAAAGGTGGGGTCATGTGGTTGCTTACTATGGTGACAGGCAGGTTGAGGCCACTGTACTGCACATGAGGTGGAAAGAAGCTCACATACAGTAAGGCTGTGCTACTAGTGTTTCCTCCTGACTGTTACCACTTGTGTCTTTAGCCCTATTCAGACCACAAAGGTTGCACAAGGGACCTGAGGTCATTTGGTTCTCTACAGGTGATACTCTGTAATTGAATTTCTGTCCAGTTCagtaatgtcagtgtttttgtCCATGTTCTGTTTACTAGTACTATTTGGATAGCAAGCTAATGCTGCATGGAGCACTGGAAATGTTTTTAGACCACTAAATGCCATGTTTGTCCAGTCTTTTTTTGATTGCATATCTAGAAAAGAATTTAATGCTTTGGATAAAACACTGCTACTTTACTCAATAACGAAAGACATCACCTCCATAACAGTCTACTATAGAAGCCCACTAAGTTTGCTAAAGAATTATCCTGCTGAAGatttaataatttatcattattttattacagccaTCACCATGAAAAATGAATACTGTCTGAATGACTTTTTCTCAATCTCTgaaaaagtgagtgtgtgttttgatccATACTTGCAGATCCATCCAGGTCTGGTCCATAGGTCCTGGCAGCAGGGGATTCTGGGTAAGCAGGGGTATTTCTCCAGGCATCATGAGATGAGTGTTGTCTGTACAGGGAGGAATGGAGGGACCCAGACAAGGAGGAGCAGCCTGTAAAAAAATGGCCATTGTGTGACAACACATTATTTTGTCATATTATTATGAAGCGAATTCGAATGCCTTAAACATGATTTTATCGTTGAGAATGTGTGGCAATAAGAAGCATACCTCTGCTGGCTCCACTAGAGGAAACGTCTCTGCCAGAAGCTGCATGCATTCGTCAAATGACATGGCTTCTCCATCTTGTTCCGTGAACGCCACATTCTGTAGGCACAAAGCCAGGGTCATCCATATCAGACTGGTTTCACACCCAGAGTAAGAAAGACATCACTCCTGATGCTGATATCTCACACCCTCGTCTCTGCTCCATTTCCAATCAATAATTCAGCAATGAAACACTGTAGCATTAACACAGACCTAGATAAATATTACAGTAGGAGAGCAGTTAAAGGGAGGTGTTTCTCTGAAGCTGTAAGCCATCTACTCTGAAACCTGAACCACCTGAGTTCCCGTAATTACACTATGGCAGCAGTAACCCAGCAACCAGGCAGCTGCACCCGACTGGGTTAACAGCAGGGTGGGGCATTCCTAGAACCGAATCATGGGGTGATtctacgtgcatgtgtgtgtgtgtgagaatatcTGTGTGGAATGAACAGATACTGAGAGTGTTTTGTGTACGCATACGgagaatatatttacataataaaagtatatttaaattCACAGAAAAGCTGACCTTTAGTATATACCTCTGCTGTGTACAAAAGGTTAAGTTTCACTGAATTTACATAGCTTTTTTAACAGCTACCAAAAAGGAGCAAATCTGCCAAAAAACGATTTTAGCAAGTAGAAAACTATCTTGAACATGGCCAAATGTATGTAACATTTCTTATGAGattatcagaaataaaatattacaaatgtataattttgcttttttttccctctagaTATGAGGAAAAATGTATAGAAACTGGTTTAGAAATAAGG
The genomic region above belongs to Tachysurus vachellii isolate PV-2020 chromosome 8, HZAU_Pvac_v1, whole genome shotgun sequence and contains:
- the nfe2l2a gene encoding nuclear factor erythroid 2-related factor 2a; amino-acid sequence: MLEIELPKMLPNQQDMDLIDILWRQDIDLGAGREVFDYSYRQKEVQLQRQKELEEEKREQIVREKEKALLAQLQLDEETGEFVPRPTPVNNTLTQANTAPTEITQNVAFTEQDGEAMSFDECMQLLAETFPLVEPAEAAPPCLGPSIPPCTDNTHLMMPGEIPLLTQNPLLPGPMDQTWMDLQHCLNIQEILDMSGYVNPAQPANVQESNYSQYLPKLSDVTTGTADMCPPKFMNTYDAAFSNVNQINLKTPDINESFGPDEFCDMFYPDLEAKVSSASLPCEGENTDGQLDELPNAPLLNPMDMHSLSPGNFSTEKNEEMAEFPDSDSGLSLDASPKMSSPGKSLNSDGGVGFSDSDMDELDSGAGSMESDYSDMFPLLFQSDSPLQSLQENSGVTLAQEDTVKHPKTEQAEASGYSKPPFTKDKQKRRLEARLTRDEERARALKIPFAVELIINLPVDDFNSLMGKHQLNEAQLALVRDIRRRGKNKVAAQNCRKRKMENIMGLEYELDSLKEEKERLMKEKSKNSSSLRDMKQQLSSLYLEVFSMLKDEQGKPYSPSEYSLQQTSDGNVFLVPRIKKTLVKSN